One region of Thiorhodovibrio frisius genomic DNA includes:
- the rplD gene encoding 50S ribosomal protein L4, which translates to MQLVTRTGNDSTGVLEVSDQVFGADYKPDLVHQVVTAYMAGARQGTKAQKNRAQVRGGGSKPYRQKGTGRARAGTTRGPLWRGGGMTFPARPRSFEQKVNRKMYRGAVRSILSELARQERLTVVPEFKIAEAKTKAMVARLQELNVTDVLIIVEGFDEALLLASRNLHKVDVVTAGEVDPVNLIAFERIIVTETAVRQLEGRLQ; encoded by the coding sequence ATGCAACTTGTCACTCGCACAGGCAACGACAGCACCGGTGTGCTTGAGGTGTCGGACCAGGTTTTTGGCGCCGACTACAAGCCTGATCTGGTGCATCAGGTCGTGACTGCTTATATGGCTGGTGCCCGGCAGGGGACCAAGGCGCAAAAGAATCGCGCCCAAGTTCGGGGCGGTGGTTCCAAACCGTATCGCCAGAAAGGGACTGGTCGCGCGCGCGCTGGTACAACTCGCGGCCCACTGTGGCGCGGTGGCGGAATGACGTTTCCGGCACGTCCGCGCAGTTTCGAGCAAAAGGTGAATCGGAAAATGTACCGTGGTGCGGTGCGTTCGATTCTCTCCGAATTAGCGCGCCAGGAACGGCTGACAGTGGTGCCGGAGTTCAAGATCGCGGAGGCGAAGACCAAGGCAATGGTCGCGCGCTTGCAGGAACTCAATGTCACCGACGTGCTGATCATCGTTGAAGGATTTGATGAAGCCTTGCTGCTCGCATCGCGCAATCTTCACAAGGTCGATGTGGTGACAGCAGGGGAAGTCGATCCGGTGAATTTGATCGCCTTTGAGCGGATTATTGTCACTGAAACGGCTGTGCGTCAGTTGGAGGGTCGATTGCAATGA
- the rplB gene encoding 50S ribosomal protein L2 → MAIVKTNPTSPGRRFVVKVVPPDLHRGEPFGPLLDKKSKSGGRNNKGRISVRHRGGGHKQRYRVVDFKRRKVDVPAIVERIEYDPNRSAHLALLKYADGAWAYMIAPKGLKTGATVISAETAPISVGNCMPLRNMPVGTEVHCIELRPGKGAQIARAAGASVQLVAREGSYATLRLRSGEMRRVHSDCRAVIGSVGNGEHSLRKLGKAGATRWRGVRPTVRGVVMNPVDHPHGGGEGRTSGGRHPVSPWGVPTKGHKTRQNKRTDGMILRRRRTK, encoded by the coding sequence ATGGCTATTGTAAAAACCAATCCAACATCACCGGGGCGGCGGTTCGTCGTCAAGGTAGTGCCGCCGGACTTGCACCGGGGCGAGCCCTTCGGCCCGCTGCTTGATAAGAAATCCAAGTCAGGTGGGCGCAACAACAAAGGACGCATTTCTGTGCGTCATCGCGGCGGTGGCCATAAGCAACGCTATCGGGTGGTCGATTTCAAGAGGCGCAAAGTGGACGTGCCCGCGATTGTCGAGCGTATTGAATACGACCCGAACCGCAGTGCCCATCTCGCCCTGCTGAAGTACGCCGATGGGGCTTGGGCATACATGATCGCGCCCAAAGGGCTGAAGACCGGAGCTACGGTGATCTCCGCCGAGACGGCACCAATAAGCGTTGGCAACTGTATGCCACTTCGGAACATGCCTGTGGGCACCGAGGTGCATTGCATCGAGTTGCGGCCTGGCAAGGGGGCGCAAATCGCCCGTGCCGCCGGCGCCTCAGTGCAACTTGTGGCGCGCGAAGGCAGTTACGCTACCCTGCGACTGCGCTCAGGGGAAATGCGACGGGTGCATTCTGACTGTCGTGCCGTGATTGGCAGCGTGGGCAATGGGGAACATAGCCTGCGCAAGCTTGGCAAGGCTGGTGCGACGCGCTGGCGCGGTGTTCGCCCGACAGTGCGCGGCGTCGTCATGAATCCGGTCGATCACCCGCACGGTGGTGGTGAAGGCCGCACCTCCGGCGGTCGCCATCCGGTGTCGCCCTGGGGCGTTCCGACCAAGGGGCATAAGACGCGGCAGAACAAACGCACCGATGGCATGATTCTGAGGCGTCGACGCACCAAGTAA
- the rplC gene encoding 50S ribosomal protein L3, which translates to MAIGLIGRKAGMTRIFTDDGQSVPVTVIEVEPNHVTQVKREETDGYGAIQIGAGARKASRVTKPMGGHFAKAGVEAAAAVREFRLEEAPGEELTPGAEIKIDLFEAGQKVDVRGVSKGRGFSGVVRRHHFRTQDATHGNSLSHRAPGSIGQCQTPGRVFKGKKMAGQMGNVNRCQQNLEVVRVDLDRRLLLIKGSVPGPAGGRLVVLPSVKQKNKG; encoded by the coding sequence ATGGCAATTGGTTTGATTGGCCGCAAGGCGGGCATGACGCGCATCTTTACCGATGATGGTCAGTCAGTGCCAGTGACTGTGATTGAGGTGGAGCCCAATCATGTCACCCAGGTCAAGCGGGAAGAGACGGACGGCTACGGCGCCATTCAGATTGGCGCCGGGGCGCGCAAAGCTTCGCGCGTGACCAAGCCTATGGGTGGGCACTTCGCCAAGGCGGGTGTCGAGGCTGCTGCTGCCGTGCGCGAGTTCCGTTTGGAGGAAGCCCCGGGCGAGGAGTTAACGCCCGGCGCGGAAATCAAGATTGATCTGTTCGAAGCCGGACAAAAAGTCGATGTTCGTGGAGTGTCCAAGGGACGTGGGTTTTCCGGCGTTGTTCGCCGCCATCACTTTCGTACTCAGGACGCCACGCATGGTAATTCGCTTTCGCACCGTGCGCCCGGCTCGATCGGTCAATGTCAGACGCCTGGACGGGTGTTCAAGGGCAAAAAGATGGCCGGTCAGATGGGTAACGTAAACCGCTGCCAGCAGAATCTGGAAGTCGTGCGGGTCGATCTTGACCGCCGCCTGCTGTTGATTAAAGGCAGTGTCCCTGGGCCTGCCGGTGGCCGGTTGGTCGTTCTGCCCTCGGTCAAACAAAAGAATAAAGGCTGA
- the rplW gene encoding 50S ribosomal protein L23, translating into MNQERLHRVLLAPIVSEKSTRAADLVNQYAFKVLPDATKPEISRAVELMFDVKVDSVQVLNVNGKRKLFGRRQGRRADWRKAYVRVQAGQQIDFGGGA; encoded by the coding sequence ATGAACCAGGAACGACTGCATCGCGTTCTGCTCGCGCCGATTGTTTCCGAAAAATCAACGCGCGCAGCGGACTTAGTGAATCAATACGCCTTCAAGGTGCTGCCGGATGCAACCAAACCCGAGATCAGCCGGGCGGTCGAGTTAATGTTCGACGTCAAGGTCGATAGTGTTCAGGTGCTCAACGTCAATGGCAAGCGCAAGCTGTTCGGGCGACGTCAGGGTCGTCGGGCCGATTGGCGCAAGGCTTACGTGCGGGTTCAGGCCGGGCAACAAATTGACTTTGGCGGTGGTGCTTAG